In Amycolatopsis solani, a single window of DNA contains:
- a CDS encoding cytochrome ubiquinol oxidase subunit I has translation MTGVLTSSAAPLDLLAARDQMAISLGWHIILACLGVGMPALTLFAEWRWLRTGDEAYLLLARRWAKAMGVLFAVGAVSGTILSFEMGILWPGLMGTYGQVIGLPFTLEGIAFFVEAIFLGIYLYAWDRLPPRRHLLAGVPIVVAGVASAFFVVSANAWMNQPRGFDLDSGRVTGVDPWAAMFNPATPPETIHMILAAFMVTGYLIAGVYAVGMLRGRRDRHHRLGLLIPLTFAAVLTPLQIAAGDYAARFLAGNQPAKLAALEGVYRTGSHVPLTIGGVPVGDELRYGLEIPNGLSLLVGDSPGTVITGLDRTSVADRPPVAIVHLSFDVMVGIGFALLALGAWLALVWWRRRDVPRSRWFLRAVAVSGVAACCALEAGWVTTEVGRQPWIVWGHLRTADAVNPAPGLLAGLIVVLAVYVVLTIGTVYVLRRMARTDRRAAPQEVDTPS, from the coding sequence GTGACCGGAGTGCTGACCTCGTCCGCCGCGCCGCTGGACCTGCTGGCGGCGCGGGACCAGATGGCGATCTCGCTGGGCTGGCACATCATCCTCGCCTGCCTGGGCGTCGGGATGCCCGCGCTGACGCTGTTCGCGGAGTGGCGCTGGCTGCGCACCGGCGACGAGGCCTACCTGCTTTTGGCCCGGCGGTGGGCCAAGGCGATGGGCGTGCTGTTCGCCGTCGGGGCGGTGTCGGGCACGATCCTCAGCTTCGAGATGGGCATCCTGTGGCCCGGCCTGATGGGCACCTACGGCCAGGTCATCGGCCTGCCGTTCACCCTGGAGGGCATCGCGTTCTTCGTCGAAGCGATCTTCCTCGGCATCTACCTCTACGCCTGGGACCGCCTCCCGCCGCGGCGGCACCTGCTCGCCGGGGTCCCGATCGTCGTCGCCGGGGTCGCGTCGGCGTTCTTCGTGGTGAGCGCGAACGCCTGGATGAACCAGCCGCGCGGGTTCGACCTCGACTCCGGCCGGGTCACCGGCGTCGACCCGTGGGCGGCGATGTTCAACCCGGCCACCCCGCCGGAGACGATCCACATGATCCTCGCCGCGTTCATGGTCACCGGCTACCTGATCGCCGGCGTCTACGCGGTGGGCATGCTGCGCGGCCGGCGCGACCGCCACCACCGGCTCGGCCTGCTGATCCCCTTGACGTTCGCCGCCGTGCTCACGCCGCTGCAGATCGCCGCGGGCGACTACGCCGCGCGGTTCCTGGCCGGCAACCAGCCCGCCAAGCTCGCCGCGCTCGAAGGCGTCTACCGCACCGGCTCGCACGTCCCGCTCACCATCGGCGGTGTCCCGGTCGGCGACGAACTGCGCTACGGCCTGGAGATCCCGAACGGGTTGTCGCTCCTGGTCGGGGACAGCCCGGGCACGGTGATCACCGGGCTCGACCGGACGTCGGTGGCCGACCGGCCCCCGGTGGCGATCGTGCACCTGTCCTTCGACGTCATGGTCGGCATCGGGTTCGCCCTCCTCGCGCTCGGCGCCTGGCTGGCGCTCGTGTGGTGGCGCCGCCGGGACGTCCCGCGGTCGCGGTGGTTCCTGCGCGCGGTCGCGGTCAGCGGCGTCGCCGCCTGCTGCGCGCTCGAAGCCGGGTGGGTGACCACCGAGGTCGGGCGCCAGCCGTGGATCGTCTGGGGCCACCTCCGGACGGCCGACGCCGTGAACCCCGCACCGGGCCTGCTGGCCGGGCTGATCGTCGTGCTCGCGGTCTACGTCGTGCTCACGATCGGGACGGTCTACGTGCTGCGCCGCATGGCCCGCACCGACCGGCGCGCGGCACCGCAGGAGGTGGACACGCCGTCATGA
- a CDS encoding cytochrome d ubiquinol oxidase subunit II, producing the protein MTLADWSVAVLWVGLTLYVLLAGADFGAGFWDLFAGGAERGRDQRELLEHAIGPVWEANHVWLIFVLVTLWSAFPPVFAAVMSTLYIPLTLVALGIIIRGAAFAFRKASDTLAQQRLFGAAFAVSSVLTPFFLGTVAGGVASGRVPVTIAGGDLLTSWLNPTSVLGGVLAVGAAAYLAATYLCADARRAGNPRLVEAFRRRALATGLALGVIAAAGIPVLATDAPRLFDGLTHRGLPVVILSALSGAVSLVLLLRRRYLAVRITAALAVGTLLWGWAAGQYPYLLEPDVTIAEGAATPSVLSATLAVLGAGALVLVPSLWWLFSLFQRPAGTRSPAE; encoded by the coding sequence ATGACACTGGCCGACTGGTCCGTCGCCGTCCTCTGGGTCGGGCTGACGCTGTACGTGCTCCTCGCCGGGGCGGACTTCGGCGCCGGGTTCTGGGACCTGTTCGCCGGCGGCGCGGAGCGGGGGAGGGACCAGCGCGAGCTGCTGGAGCACGCGATCGGCCCGGTGTGGGAAGCGAACCACGTGTGGCTGATCTTCGTGCTCGTGACGCTGTGGAGCGCGTTCCCGCCGGTGTTCGCCGCCGTGATGTCCACTTTGTACATCCCGCTGACGCTCGTGGCGCTGGGCATCATCATCCGCGGCGCGGCGTTCGCGTTCCGGAAAGCCAGTGACACGCTGGCCCAGCAACGGCTTTTCGGGGCGGCGTTCGCCGTTTCCTCCGTGCTGACCCCGTTCTTCCTCGGCACGGTGGCCGGCGGCGTCGCCTCGGGCCGCGTCCCGGTCACGATCGCCGGCGGCGACCTGCTGACCAGCTGGCTGAACCCGACGTCGGTGCTGGGCGGCGTCCTCGCGGTCGGCGCGGCCGCGTACCTCGCCGCGACCTACCTCTGCGCCGACGCCCGGCGGGCCGGAAATCCCCGTCTGGTCGAGGCGTTCCGCCGCCGGGCGCTGGCGACCGGGCTCGCGCTGGGCGTGATCGCGGCGGCCGGGATCCCGGTGCTGGCCACCGACGCCCCGCGCCTGTTCGACGGCCTCACCCACCGCGGCCTGCCGGTCGTCATCCTCTCGGCACTGTCCGGCGCGGTGTCACTGGTGTTGCTGCTGCGCCGCCGGTACCTGGCCGTGCGGATCACGGCGGCCCTCGCGGTGGGGACCCTGCTGTGGGGCTGGGCCGCCGGGCAGTACCCGTACCTGCTGGAACCGGACGTCACCATCGCCGAAGGCGCGGCCACGCCGTCGGTGCTGTCGGCGACCCTGGCCGTCTTGGGGGCCGGGGCGCTCGTGCTCGTGCCGTCCCTGTGGTGGCTGTTCAGCCTGTTCCAGCGTCCGGCCGGCACGCGGTCCCCGGCCGAGTAG
- a CDS encoding glutathione-independent formaldehyde dehydrogenase: MKAVVYEGPRKVKVKDVPDARIERPTDVLVRITSANICGSDLHMYEGRTDFEHGRWFGHENMGQVVEVGDGVDKVQVGDWVVMPFNIACGHCKNCERQLTNYCLTAQPEPQMAGAAYGFADMGPYAGGQAELLRVPWGDFNCLRLGEDAEQRQTDYVMLADIFPTGYHATEMAGVRPGDQTVIYGAGPVGLMAALSATIRGASKVMVVDRHADRLRLAESIGAIAIDDSKVDPVQAVLDETMGLGADNGCECVGYQAHDPDGHEQANLTMNRLVASVRFTGTIGNVGVFVPQDPGAEDELAKQGKLAFDYGLFWFKGQHVGTGQAPVKKYNRQLRDLIAAGKAEPSFIVSHELPLDQAPEAYEHFDKRDDGWTKVVLHPAMAGAGA, encoded by the coding sequence GTGAAAGCAGTGGTGTACGAAGGGCCGCGGAAGGTCAAGGTGAAGGACGTGCCGGACGCGCGGATCGAGCGGCCGACCGACGTCCTGGTGCGGATCACGTCGGCGAACATCTGCGGTTCGGACCTGCACATGTACGAGGGCCGGACCGATTTCGAGCACGGCCGCTGGTTCGGGCACGAGAACATGGGGCAGGTGGTCGAGGTCGGCGACGGGGTCGACAAGGTCCAAGTGGGCGACTGGGTCGTCATGCCGTTCAACATCGCGTGCGGGCACTGCAAGAACTGCGAACGGCAGCTGACGAACTACTGCCTGACCGCCCAGCCCGAGCCGCAGATGGCCGGTGCCGCGTACGGCTTCGCCGACATGGGCCCGTACGCCGGGGGACAGGCCGAGCTGCTGCGCGTGCCCTGGGGTGACTTCAACTGCCTGCGCCTGGGCGAGGACGCCGAGCAGCGGCAGACCGACTACGTGATGCTCGCCGACATCTTCCCGACCGGCTACCACGCCACCGAGATGGCCGGCGTGCGGCCCGGCGACCAGACGGTCATCTACGGCGCGGGCCCGGTCGGGCTGATGGCCGCGCTCTCGGCGACCATTCGCGGGGCGAGCAAGGTGATGGTCGTCGACCGGCACGCCGACCGGCTGCGGCTGGCCGAATCGATCGGCGCGATCGCCATCGACGACTCGAAGGTCGACCCGGTGCAGGCCGTGCTGGACGAGACCATGGGGCTGGGCGCGGACAACGGCTGCGAGTGCGTCGGCTACCAGGCGCACGACCCCGACGGCCACGAGCAGGCCAACCTGACGATGAACCGGCTGGTCGCCTCGGTGCGGTTCACCGGGACGATCGGCAACGTCGGCGTCTTCGTGCCCCAGGACCCCGGCGCCGAGGACGAGCTGGCCAAGCAGGGCAAACTCGCCTTCGACTACGGCCTGTTCTGGTTCAAGGGCCAGCACGTCGGCACCGGTCAGGCGCCGGTCAAGAAGTACAACCGGCAGCTGCGCGACCTGATCGCCGCGGGCAAGGCCGAGCCGTCGTTCATCGTCAGCCACGAGCTGCCCCTCGACCAGGCGCCGGAGGCCTACGAGCACTTCGACAAGCGGGACGACGGCTGGACGAAGGTCGTCCTGCACCCGGCGATGGCGGGAGCGGGTGCCTGA
- a CDS encoding type 1 glutamine amidotransferase domain-containing protein, which yields MAGELNGRRVAILAADGVERVELEEPRKALDDAGAATTVVSISDGEIQARNNDLEDAGTFKVDKLVGDVSVDDYEALLLPGGTVNPDKLRMEPAAVRFVRDFVQSGKPVASICHGPWNFVEADVARGRRLTSWPSVRTDLRNAGAEVVDEQVVTDGNITTSRSPDDLPAFCERIVAEFAKTS from the coding sequence ATGGCCGGAGAGCTGAACGGACGCCGGGTCGCCATCCTCGCGGCCGACGGGGTGGAGCGGGTCGAGCTGGAGGAGCCGCGGAAAGCGCTGGACGACGCCGGCGCTGCCACCACCGTGGTCTCCATTTCCGACGGCGAAATCCAGGCCCGGAACAACGATCTCGAGGACGCCGGCACCTTCAAGGTGGACAAGCTGGTCGGCGACGTATCGGTCGACGACTACGAGGCGCTGCTCCTGCCGGGCGGGACGGTGAACCCGGACAAGCTGCGGATGGAACCCGCCGCGGTGCGGTTCGTCCGCGACTTCGTCCAGTCGGGCAAGCCGGTCGCCTCGATCTGCCACGGCCCGTGGAACTTCGTCGAGGCCGACGTCGCGCGGGGCCGCCGGCTGACGTCGTGGCCCAGCGTGCGCACCGACCTGCGCAACGCCGGAGCCGAGGTGGTCGACGAGCAGGTCGTCACCGACGGCAACATCACCACGAGCCGGTCGCCCGACGACCTGCCGGCCTTCTGCGAGCGCATCGTGGCGGAGTTCGCCAAAACCTCGTAG
- a CDS encoding TIGR03620 family F420-dependent LLM class oxidoreductase, with product MTIDLGTLGAHLRDHQATPDGARELERAGYGTLWLDASPPADLAQAEELLDATTRLVVGTSIVNAWTAEAGTVAASFHRIEAAHPGRFLLGVGIGHREVHTEYASPHAKLTSYVDALTAAGVPAERIVLAALGPRMLRLARDRTAGTVPCMVTPDHTRQARALLGPGKLVLPGHFALLETDAARARALARSQPPGAALRVTNYAAALRRLGFTDEDLAGSGSDRLIDALVAYGEPATVVAGLRAHLEAGADQVGVYPVGDDPIATLTTIGEAMRTRPASSAGFRRNLAG from the coding sequence ATGACCATCGACCTCGGCACCCTCGGCGCCCACCTGCGCGACCACCAGGCGACCCCGGACGGGGCCCGCGAACTCGAACGGGCCGGCTACGGCACGCTCTGGCTCGACGCCTCACCACCGGCCGACCTCGCCCAGGCCGAAGAGCTGCTCGACGCCACCACCCGGCTCGTCGTCGGCACGAGCATCGTCAACGCCTGGACCGCCGAAGCCGGTACCGTCGCCGCTTCCTTTCACCGGATCGAAGCGGCGCACCCCGGCCGGTTCCTGCTGGGCGTGGGGATCGGGCACCGCGAAGTCCACACCGAATACGCTTCACCGCACGCCAAGCTGACGTCCTATGTGGACGCCCTGACCGCGGCCGGGGTGCCCGCCGAGCGGATCGTGCTGGCCGCGCTCGGACCGCGGATGCTGCGCCTGGCCCGCGATCGCACCGCCGGCACCGTCCCGTGCATGGTCACCCCGGACCACACCCGGCAGGCGAGGGCGCTCCTCGGCCCCGGAAAGCTGGTGCTGCCCGGCCACTTCGCGCTGCTGGAGACCGACGCCGCCCGGGCCCGGGCACTCGCGCGCTCCCAGCCGCCCGGTGCCGCCCTGCGGGTCACCAACTACGCGGCCGCACTGCGCCGCCTGGGCTTCACCGACGAAGACCTCGCCGGTTCCGGCAGCGACCGCCTCATCGACGCACTGGTGGCGTACGGCGAGCCCGCGACCGTCGTGGCCGGACTGCGAGCTCACTTGGAGGCCGGGGCGGACCAGGTCGGCGTCTACCCGGTCGGCGACGATCCGATCGCGACACTGACCACGATCGGCGAAGCGATGCGGACTCGGCCGGCGAGCTCGGCGGGATTCAGGCGGAATCTGGCCGGATAG
- a CDS encoding LysR family transcriptional regulator, with product MELRALRYFVTVADELHFGRAAERLHIAQPAVSRQIAQLERELGTRLFDRTPRRVRLTAAGHRVLDAARETLAAADRVRGAAGAAGGTMRIGIGAGFTTRLERGIDALREASPFDVVLVDLPLTARLAALRHGEIDLALARGVHAADGLEVLPSWTEPLLAVLSRRHPAAGRTAVGVDELAESTLRLPSRDQDPALHDAVTSALGPSARLGRPAGTPQHTVVEVGSDPGSWTVLPADQAAEVRSARVRAVPLRPRMTIAGSVITPPDLPGRCAAAHAAAFGDGLTSG from the coding sequence GTGGAGCTACGAGCGTTGCGGTACTTCGTCACGGTCGCCGACGAGCTGCACTTCGGCCGCGCGGCGGAGCGGCTGCACATCGCCCAGCCCGCCGTCAGCCGGCAGATCGCGCAGCTGGAACGCGAGCTGGGGACGCGCCTGTTCGACCGCACCCCCCGCCGGGTCCGGCTCACCGCGGCCGGGCACCGGGTGCTCGACGCGGCGCGCGAAACGCTGGCGGCGGCCGACCGGGTCCGGGGAGCCGCCGGGGCGGCCGGGGGCACGATGCGCATCGGCATCGGCGCCGGTTTCACCACGCGCCTCGAGCGCGGCATCGACGCGTTGCGCGAGGCGTCGCCGTTCGACGTCGTCCTCGTCGACCTGCCGCTCACCGCTCGCTTGGCCGCGCTGCGGCACGGGGAAATCGACCTGGCGCTGGCCAGGGGCGTGCACGCGGCCGACGGCTTGGAGGTGCTGCCGAGCTGGACCGAGCCGCTGCTGGCCGTGCTGTCCCGGCGGCACCCCGCGGCCGGCCGGACCGCGGTCGGTGTCGACGAGCTGGCGGAGAGCACCCTGCGCCTGCCGTCCCGGGACCAGGACCCGGCGCTGCACGACGCCGTCACTTCGGCGCTCGGACCGTCCGCGCGGCTCGGCCGGCCCGCCGGGACGCCGCAGCACACGGTCGTCGAGGTGGGCTCCGACCCGGGCAGCTGGACCGTGCTGCCCGCGGACCAGGCCGCCGAAGTCCGGTCCGCGCGGGTGCGCGCCGTCCCGCTCCGGCCGCGGATGACCATCGCCGGGAGCGTCATCACCCCGCCGGACCTGCCCGGCCGGTGCGCCGCCGCACACGCGGCCGCGTTCGGGGACGGACTCACGTCAGGCTGA
- a CDS encoding LLM class flavin-dependent oxidoreductase, translating to MPDVPLSVLDLVPVSSGSDVAEAVRNTVDLAQRTERFGYHRYWFAEHHLNPGVAGASPPVLIALVAGATSRIRLGSAGVQLAHRTPLAVVEEFGLLEALHPGRLDLGLGRSGKQLVREYSAAAARPPEPARRAGGLLVPPKPDFSRLAGSPRLALTFQLLQQPGAESPDYGEQVGDILALLAGTYRSAEGLRAHAVPGEGARPEVWILGSSGGQSASVAGRNSLRFAANYHVSPSGVLEAVGAYRKAFQPSDALPEPYVAVSADAVVAEDDATARELAAGYGLWVRGIRRAEGAIPFPTPEEAAEHAWTDEDRALVADRVDTQFVGSPATVADGLRRLQEATGADELVITTITHRHADRVRSYELLAEHWNRSA from the coding sequence ATGCCTGATGTCCCGCTGTCGGTGCTCGACCTCGTCCCGGTCAGTTCCGGGTCCGACGTCGCCGAGGCCGTGCGTAACACCGTCGACCTCGCCCAGCGGACCGAGCGCTTCGGCTACCACCGCTACTGGTTCGCCGAGCACCACCTCAACCCGGGCGTCGCCGGAGCTTCGCCGCCGGTGCTGATCGCCCTGGTCGCCGGGGCCACCAGCCGAATCCGGCTCGGGTCCGCGGGCGTCCAGCTCGCCCACCGCACGCCGCTGGCGGTGGTCGAGGAGTTCGGCCTGCTCGAGGCACTCCACCCCGGACGTCTCGACCTCGGGCTCGGCCGCAGCGGCAAGCAGCTCGTCCGCGAATATTCCGCGGCGGCCGCCCGGCCGCCCGAACCCGCGCGCCGGGCCGGCGGCCTGCTCGTCCCGCCGAAACCCGACTTCAGCCGGCTGGCCGGTTCGCCGCGGCTCGCGCTGACCTTCCAGCTCCTCCAGCAACCCGGCGCCGAATCCCCCGACTACGGCGAGCAGGTCGGCGACATCCTCGCCCTGCTGGCCGGCACCTACCGGTCCGCGGAAGGCCTGCGCGCGCACGCCGTGCCGGGCGAAGGCGCGCGGCCGGAAGTCTGGATCCTCGGCAGCAGCGGCGGCCAGAGCGCGTCCGTGGCCGGCCGCAATTCCCTGCGGTTCGCCGCGAACTACCACGTCAGCCCGTCCGGTGTGCTCGAAGCCGTCGGCGCCTACCGGAAGGCCTTCCAGCCCTCGGACGCGCTCCCGGAGCCTTACGTCGCGGTGTCGGCCGACGCCGTCGTCGCCGAGGACGACGCCACCGCCCGCGAACTGGCCGCCGGCTACGGCTTGTGGGTCCGCGGCATCCGTCGCGCCGAGGGCGCGATCCCCTTCCCCACGCCGGAGGAAGCCGCCGAGCACGCGTGGACGGACGAAGACCGCGCGCTGGTCGCGGACCGCGTCGACACCCAGTTCGTCGGCTCCCCCGCGACCGTGGCCGACGGGCTGCGCCGTCTGCAAGAGGCAACCGGCGCCGACGAGCTCGTGATCACGACCATCACGCACCGGCACGCCGACCGGGTCCGGTCCTACGAACTGCTCGCGGAGCACTGGAACCGATCAGCCTGA
- a CDS encoding sulfite oxidase translates to MTVPNDESAYDRVRWAQWQAGQARLPGLSRRGLLRLTAAGGLALTALGTAPGTASAAGPIVKPLPPEWFDVYGTNAETRWEAMSGQGYLTPVDRFFVRDHTSTPVLDAAGWRLRLFGSGLRGAPTAANPVELTYRDLRRLPSETITAFIECAGNGRSFFTSQQGQAVSGTAWKLGAVGVARWRGVRLATVLARAGLTRDAVDVLPEGLDPDYVTGGVNLGKVRRPLPVGKALQDVLLAYEMNGEPLPPDHGFPVRLVVPSWVGISSIKWLGRIEVSATPLVSPWSTQFYRLLGPDYPAEGTLVTEQVVKSAFELPWDATLAAGRRHVLRGRSWSGHGRIRRVEVSTDGSTWEQAKPVGSTADRGWLRWEFPWRPRTAGAYTVRARATDVTGASQPDVAPYNTQGYLFGAVVRHPVTVVPTA, encoded by the coding sequence ATGACCGTGCCGAACGACGAGTCCGCTTACGACCGGGTGCGCTGGGCGCAGTGGCAGGCGGGACAGGCGCGCCTGCCGGGGCTGAGCCGGCGCGGCCTGCTGCGGCTGACGGCCGCCGGTGGCCTCGCGCTGACCGCGCTCGGGACGGCACCGGGCACGGCGTCGGCCGCCGGCCCGATCGTGAAACCCCTGCCGCCGGAGTGGTTCGACGTCTACGGCACCAACGCCGAGACGCGCTGGGAAGCCATGAGCGGGCAGGGCTACCTGACCCCGGTCGACCGGTTCTTCGTCCGCGATCACACCTCGACCCCGGTGCTCGACGCCGCCGGCTGGCGGTTGCGGCTGTTCGGTTCCGGCCTGCGCGGCGCGCCCACGGCGGCGAACCCGGTCGAGCTGACCTACCGGGACCTGCGCCGGCTGCCGTCCGAGACGATCACCGCGTTCATCGAGTGCGCGGGCAACGGCCGGAGCTTCTTCACCAGCCAGCAAGGGCAGGCCGTGAGCGGGACGGCGTGGAAGCTCGGCGCGGTCGGGGTCGCGCGCTGGCGCGGAGTCCGCCTCGCGACGGTGCTCGCCAGGGCGGGGCTGACCCGCGACGCCGTCGACGTGCTCCCCGAGGGACTCGACCCGGACTACGTGACGGGCGGGGTGAACCTCGGCAAGGTGCGGCGGCCGCTGCCCGTGGGCAAGGCGCTGCAGGACGTCCTGCTGGCCTACGAGATGAACGGGGAGCCGCTGCCGCCCGACCACGGCTTCCCGGTGCGGCTGGTGGTGCCGTCGTGGGTGGGGATCTCGTCGATCAAGTGGCTGGGCCGGATCGAGGTGTCGGCGACGCCGTTGGTGTCGCCGTGGAGCACCCAGTTCTACCGGCTGCTGGGCCCGGACTACCCGGCCGAGGGCACGCTCGTGACCGAGCAGGTGGTGAAGAGCGCGTTCGAGCTCCCGTGGGACGCGACCTTGGCGGCCGGGCGGCGGCACGTCCTGCGCGGCCGGTCGTGGTCGGGCCACGGCCGGATCCGGCGGGTCGAGGTGAGCACGGACGGCTCGACCTGGGAGCAGGCGAAGCCGGTCGGGTCCACCGCCGATCGCGGGTGGCTGCGGTGGGAGTTCCCGTGGCGTCCCCGCACCGCCGGGGCGTACACGGTGCGGGCGCGCGCGACCGACGTGACCGGAGCGAGCCAGCCGGACGTCGCGCCGTACAACACGCAGGGCTATCTGTTCGGCGCGGTCGTCCGGCACCCGGTCACGGTCGTCCCGACCGCGTGA
- a CDS encoding amino acid ABC transporter permease, with amino-acid sequence MTSDLGTRPAPAAAPEESLKIVPARHPLTWIAAVVVAVLVAMAGHALLTNKAFDWPTFAKFVFQKSILEAVALTLELTLFGVVAGFLLGTVLALMRISRNPLLRAVSWTYTWIFRSVPLILQLLFWYNLAILYNEISFGVPFGPSFVSVGTMSLIPPFLAAGLGLALHQGAYAAEIVRAGFLSVDAGQREAAAALGIPAGRQFRRIVLPQAMRTIVPTAANEIVGLLKATSQVYVMALPELFYQVQVIYTRSGRVIPLLLVATAWYLALTTVLSVGQFFLERRLGRGA; translated from the coding sequence ATGACCAGCGACCTCGGCACCCGGCCCGCGCCCGCCGCGGCCCCGGAAGAGTCGCTGAAGATCGTTCCCGCGCGGCACCCGCTGACCTGGATCGCCGCCGTCGTCGTGGCCGTTCTCGTGGCGATGGCCGGCCACGCGTTGCTGACCAACAAGGCTTTCGACTGGCCGACGTTCGCGAAGTTCGTCTTCCAGAAATCGATCTTGGAAGCCGTCGCGCTGACGCTGGAACTGACGTTGTTCGGCGTGGTCGCCGGATTCCTGCTGGGCACGGTATTGGCGTTGATGCGGATTTCCCGCAATCCGCTGTTGCGGGCGGTCAGCTGGACCTACACGTGGATCTTCCGGTCGGTGCCGCTCATTCTCCAGCTGCTTTTCTGGTACAACCTCGCGATCCTGTACAACGAGATTTCGTTCGGCGTCCCGTTCGGGCCCTCGTTCGTCTCGGTGGGGACGATGAGCCTGATCCCGCCGTTCCTCGCCGCCGGCCTGGGGCTCGCCCTGCACCAAGGCGCCTACGCCGCGGAGATCGTGCGCGCCGGGTTCCTTTCGGTCGACGCCGGGCAGCGCGAGGCCGCCGCGGCGCTGGGCATCCCGGCCGGACGGCAGTTCCGCCGGATCGTGCTGCCGCAGGCGATGCGCACGATCGTGCCGACCGCGGCCAACGAGATCGTCGGCCTGCTCAAGGCGACGTCGCAGGTCTACGTGATGGCCCTGCCGGAACTGTTCTACCAGGTCCAGGTGATCTACACGCGCAGCGGCCGGGTGATCCCGCTGCTGCTGGTGGCCACGGCCTGGTACCTCGCGCTGACCACCGTGCTGTCGGTCGGGCAGTTCTTCCTCGAGCGCCGCCTGGGGCGTGGCGCATGA